GCCCCATCGGGCGGTTGGCTCTTAAGCTCCAGACAAAAAGTCAAAAGCAATAATGCTATTGCCCACCTGGATTGGCTTTTAGATCAGCTGGCAGGTACCAGCTCAAGCCTCAAAGCCTTACAGGACAAAGGTTTTATGGTAGACGTCGTGGTGGGCTGGCATGCCAGCTCCTGGAATACTACCCAGCTCT
Above is a window of Candidatus Obscuribacter sp. DNA encoding:
- a CDS encoding DUF4279 domain-containing protein; the protein is MTNTQTETQNQLNTEPERVRATLRIYHPELNPDEITALLGLSPSVAWTRGQEAYGWTKKPGNKAPSGGWLLSSRQKVKSNNAIAHLDWLLDQLAGTSSSLKALQDKGFMVDVVVGWHASSWNTTQL